Proteins encoded within one genomic window of Ascaphus truei isolate aAscTru1 chromosome 8, aAscTru1.hap1, whole genome shotgun sequence:
- the LOC142502051 gene encoding E3 ubiquitin/ISG15 ligase TRIM25-like yields MASSDLSEELSCTICLNIYTNPVMLTCGHNFCQDCIAKLLDRQQESGVYTCPDCRAEFQQCPSLERNLKLWYLVEEYRSTQPKLEETVEVDHYRSAQPKLEETVEVDHYRSTQPKLEETVVFCTYCVDSSVPAVKTCLHCEAFLCDIHVKTHSKSENHILTDPTVSVDERKCSVHNELLKFFCCTDSTFICVTCCLVGEHSGHQVEMLNEAFEKKKVKLCDFLMKVYLKKGETEKQLHRLQERKNRVQEKATGFKDRVTALFGDIRGHLAVLENTVLNEVTRQEKQVLHPLSDLIQKLEIETKDQHEKILQIKRLCSITDPLTLLKEGAIDSKPGKAHYSQSDPAGDDNLDEVRISVTLQRALNKLSNIVPDLKAKRGFRVGDASDMILNVNTADTIIALSQDLKNASYSQKEKSRPHHPERFTTSQVLSTRKFASGQHYWEVRTSNDGDWSVGVTYNSVKRKGDTSFIGQNSKSWCLTWVHENEDLKAEHDNDEEVLYTSFEPVPDLGIYLDYERGLLSFYKLSEPITHLHTFTATFTEALHAAFYVNENSWIKIKS; encoded by the coding sequence ATGGCATCTTCTGATCTTAGTGAGGAGTTAAGCTGCACCATCTGCCTGAACATTTACACAAATCCTGTAATGCTGACTTGTGGACATAACTTCTGCCAGGACTGCATTGCTAAATTATTGGACCGTCAGCAGGAATCAGGAGTTTATACTTGTCCTGATTGCAGAGCAGAGTTTCAGCAGTGTCCTTCACTTGAGAGAAACCTGAAGCTGTGGTACTTAGTGGAAGAATATCGTTCTACTCAGCCAAAGCTGGAGGAGACTGTAGAAGTGGATCATTATCGTTCTGCTCAGCCAAAGCTGGAGGAGACTGTAGAAGTGGATCATTATCGTTCTACTCAGCCAAAGCTGGAGGAGACTGTAGTTTTCTGTACTTACTGTGTTGACTCGTCTGTACCTGCTGTTAAAACATGTCTGCATTGTGAAGCCTTCTTGTGTGATATTCATGTGAAGACCCATAGCAAGTCGGAAAACCACATCTTAACTGATCCCACAGTTTCTGTGGATGAGAGAAAATGTTCGGTCCACAATGAGCTGCTAAAGTTTTTTTGCTGCACGGATTCTACTTTTATCTGTGTGACTTGCTGCTTAGTGGGAGAACACAGTGGACACCAGGTGGAGATGCTGAATGAGGCATTTGAGAAGAAGAAGGTGAAACTGTGTGATTTTTTAATGAAAGTGTATTTAAAAAAGGGGGAGACTGAGAAACAGCTACATAGACTACAGGAACGCAAGAACAGAGTGCAAGAAAAGGCAACTGGTTTTAAAGACAGAGTCACTGCTCTGTTTGGGGACATCAGGGGACATTTGGCAGTCCTAGAGAATACAGTCCTAAATGAGGTCACCCGGCAGGAAAAACAGGTTCTACACCCACTCTCTGATCTAATCCAGAAACTGGAAATAGAAACAAAAGATCAGCATGAGAAAATCCTTCAGATTAAGAGGCTGTGTAGCATCACCGATCCACTTACCCTCCTAAAGGAAGGTGCCATTGATAGTAAGCCTGGAAAAGCACATTATAGTCAAAGCGATCCTGCTGGTGATGATAATCTGGATGAAGTTAGGATTTCAGTGACATTGCAGAGAGCTCTGAACAAGTTGTCTAACATTGTTCCTGATCTAAAGGCAAAGAGAGGTTTCCGTGTGGGGGATGCATCAGATATGATACTGAATGTCAATACCGCAGATACTATCATAGCTTTATCACAAGATTTGAAAAATGCTTCGTACAGCCAAAAAGAAAAGTCTCGGCCTCATCATCCAGAGAGGTTTACAACAAGCCAAGTTTTAAGCACCAGAAAATTTGCTTCAGGACAACATTATTGGGAAGTCAGAACTAGCAATGATGGGGACTGGTCTGTAGGGGTGACATATAACAGCGTAAAAAGAAAAGGAGATACATCTTTTATAGGACAGAATAGCAAGTCCTGGTGCTTAACTTGGGTACATGAAAATGAAGACCTTAAAGCTGAGCACGACAATGATGAGGAAGTTTTATACACTTCATTTGAACCTGTACCGGACCTTGGAATATACCTGGACTATGAGCGTGGCCTGTTGTCTTTTTATAAATTGTCAGAACCaatcacacacttacacaccttCACTGCCACTTTCACTGAGGCTCTGCATGCTGCCTTCTATGTTAACGAGAACAGCTGGATTAAAATCAAGAGTTAA